The Paenibacillus sp. YPG26 genome includes a window with the following:
- a CDS encoding extracellular solute-binding protein, with amino-acid sequence MILKRSMAVLLMFSLILVSACSSSSKSEQPVTITFVSTYEGKEAEFFSSNIKAFEKENPGIKVKVVNVGFGSASNYVKTAMLGDQTLDGFRSDSSWVPEFVELGLLYPLDSMIAAKDRADFNPAALNSLVINNKLYGLPTVMEAPALLYNKRILKELGYSNPPQTMAEMMDIAKKATNEGRYGIFLSDDSFFAIPYIWAFGGETITDDRKVHIASPDSIKALEFLQELRSSGVTQPYPDFSDSYNKMMTDFKEGKSSMIVNGPWAVSDLLSGSEFKGSNNLGIAPVPKGPKGQGSPAGGQSFVISKYSKHPAETYKFIQYLTNSKNQTQRVKEFKSLPSRLSVYQDPSLANDTIIQSFKQVLALAKPRPRIAEGEDMFADFTSNLGQMLLEKITPEQAGKNIEVAWRELLKLDR; translated from the coding sequence ATGATATTAAAACGATCTATGGCCGTTCTATTAATGTTTTCTTTAATATTAGTAAGTGCCTGTTCGAGTTCTTCCAAGTCAGAGCAGCCGGTAACCATAACTTTCGTAAGTACTTATGAAGGGAAGGAAGCTGAGTTCTTCTCAAGCAATATTAAAGCCTTCGAGAAAGAAAACCCAGGCATTAAGGTGAAAGTAGTCAATGTTGGTTTTGGCTCAGCTTCCAACTATGTCAAGACAGCAATGCTGGGGGATCAGACGCTGGATGGATTCAGATCCGACAGCTCCTGGGTTCCCGAGTTCGTTGAATTAGGGCTGCTGTATCCCCTTGATTCAATGATTGCTGCAAAGGACAGAGCTGATTTCAATCCGGCAGCGCTTAATTCCCTTGTTATTAACAACAAATTATACGGGCTGCCTACAGTAATGGAAGCTCCAGCGTTACTGTACAACAAACGGATTCTTAAAGAGCTTGGATATTCCAATCCCCCGCAGACCATGGCCGAGATGATGGATATAGCGAAGAAAGCAACCAACGAAGGTCGTTACGGAATTTTTCTATCTGATGATTCATTCTTTGCTATTCCATATATTTGGGCGTTTGGTGGAGAGACCATCACAGATGACCGCAAAGTTCACATTGCCTCCCCTGATTCGATTAAAGCTCTGGAATTCCTTCAAGAGCTTCGCAGCAGTGGAGTAACTCAGCCATACCCGGATTTCAGTGACAGCTATAATAAAATGATGACAGACTTCAAAGAGGGGAAATCCTCAATGATCGTGAATGGTCCGTGGGCTGTGAGTGATCTGCTAAGCGGCAGCGAGTTCAAGGGCTCGAATAACCTGGGAATTGCTCCAGTTCCAAAGGGACCTAAGGGACAAGGCTCGCCTGCGGGAGGACAGAGCTTTGTCATCTCCAAATACAGCAAGCATCCCGCAGAGACCTATAAGTTCATTCAGTATTTAACGAACTCGAAGAACCAGACCCAGCGAGTTAAGGAATTCAAGTCCTTACCTAGCCGTCTAAGTGTATATCAGGACCCAAGTCTGGCCAATGACACAATTATTCAAAGCTTTAAGCAGGTATTGGCACTGGCCAAGCCTCGTCCACGTATTGCCGAAGGTGAAGACATGTTCGCCGACTTTACTTCTAATTTGGGCCAAATGCTGCTCGAGAAGATTACTCCCGAACAAGCCGGCAAAAACATTGAAGTGGCTTGGCGTGAACTGCTGAAGCTTGATCGATGA
- a CDS encoding sugar phosphate isomerase/epimerase family protein gives MILTLNPVTTGGAFLEFLDAASGAGFPAIEYDIRPFAEIAEKQSLEAARELLSSRNLVLGCIGLPVEFRRSEEEFEQELAELPRLAAFARELGVERCCTWLMPTTDEPVAEYTCRTVVRLRKCAQILGAQGIRFGLEWVGPKTLRTQKYDFIHDLRGALDLIDAIGEPNVGLLFDSFHWFTSGGTAQDILNLRSEQIVLVHMNDAPNEPVDEQLDQVRLLPGEGIIDLAAMFESLGRIGYDSYVSVETFGKELPALGAKEAAVRTKAAADKTLHALKNT, from the coding sequence TTGATCCTTACTCTTAATCCTGTAACAACAGGGGGAGCCTTCCTTGAATTCTTGGACGCAGCGAGTGGCGCTGGCTTTCCCGCGATAGAATATGATATTCGGCCCTTTGCGGAGATTGCAGAGAAGCAGTCCCTTGAAGCGGCACGGGAGCTGCTGTCCTCAAGAAATCTTGTACTTGGCTGTATTGGGCTGCCTGTCGAATTCCGGCGCAGCGAAGAGGAGTTCGAGCAGGAGCTGGCGGAACTTCCCCGTCTCGCTGCATTCGCCCGTGAGCTCGGTGTGGAGCGCTGCTGTACATGGCTCATGCCAACTACAGATGAACCGGTTGCCGAGTACACGTGCCGTACGGTGGTAAGACTTCGGAAGTGCGCTCAAATATTAGGCGCACAAGGGATCCGCTTCGGACTCGAATGGGTAGGTCCCAAGACTTTGCGTACTCAAAAGTATGATTTTATCCATGATCTTCGGGGTGCGTTAGATCTGATTGACGCGATTGGAGAGCCGAACGTAGGCCTCTTGTTCGACAGCTTCCACTGGTTCACTTCCGGCGGGACCGCGCAGGATATTCTAAATCTAAGGTCAGAGCAGATTGTGCTGGTCCATATGAATGATGCCCCGAATGAGCCGGTGGATGAACAGCTTGATCAAGTGCGCCTGCTGCCGGGTGAAGGGATTATTGATTTGGCCGCCATGTTTGAAAGTCTCGGCAGAATCGGATACGACAGTTATGTGTCCGTGGAGACATTTGGTAAGGAGCTTCCGGCTTTAGGGGCCAAAGAAGCCGCTGTAAGAACGAAGGCGGCTGCGGACAAGACACTCCATGCGTTGAAGAATACATAA
- a CDS encoding glycosyltransferase family 2 protein — MAKIKVLVASPVYQKPSILQHFLESLTRLDQFKIEYSYMFVDDNKETRSSELLREFKQANNNVTIMNSVHEADYVCDDRTHYWNEGLIWHVAGIKNMILDYGLALGYDYLFLVDSDIVLYPQTVDHLVSLGKDIISEIFWTKWQPEAGEQPQVWLSDEYIQWKQVRGEKLTDEDKSRRYDEFIRQMRMPGVYEVGGLGACTLISAHALRAGVNFKPIPNLSFWGEDRHFCIRAAALGLRLYVDTHYPAYHIYRESDLEGVPGYVSRTLSTQDHEQPASVSRAPQVITGTRPKLTLSMVVKNESGRYLEKVIAEHKKYVDEVVIIDDGSTDNTADICKEYFDGIPVHLVSNKLSKFSNEVELRKQQWKETISTNPEWILNLDADEMFETRFHMELPKLLGQTQTDVFCFRLYDFWNEDHYREDSFWRSHKTYRPFLLRYRPNFEYTWQETPQHCGRFPNNILKLTHALSDLRLKHFGWMSEEDRARKFDRYMKLDPQGKFGCLAQYLSIGDEHPHLVRWIEQL, encoded by the coding sequence ATGGCTAAGATTAAAGTTCTGGTGGCAAGCCCTGTTTATCAGAAGCCTTCGATTCTGCAACACTTTCTTGAGTCGCTGACCCGCTTGGACCAATTCAAGATTGAGTATTCTTACATGTTTGTGGATGATAACAAAGAGACCAGATCAAGTGAACTTCTCCGCGAATTTAAGCAGGCTAACAACAACGTGACGATTATGAATTCGGTTCATGAAGCTGATTATGTATGTGATGACAGGACCCATTATTGGAATGAGGGCCTAATATGGCATGTGGCGGGTATCAAGAACATGATCCTAGACTACGGCTTGGCACTGGGATATGATTATCTGTTTTTAGTGGACTCTGATATTGTCTTGTATCCTCAGACTGTTGATCATTTAGTGTCACTCGGGAAGGACATTATCTCGGAAATCTTCTGGACAAAATGGCAGCCTGAAGCCGGCGAACAACCCCAGGTGTGGCTGAGTGATGAATATATCCAGTGGAAGCAGGTCCGGGGAGAGAAGCTTACAGATGAAGACAAATCGCGGCGTTATGATGAGTTTATTCGGCAAATGAGGATGCCCGGCGTCTATGAGGTAGGTGGACTGGGAGCATGCACATTAATCAGCGCGCACGCGCTCAGGGCTGGTGTGAATTTCAAGCCCATTCCAAATCTCTCATTCTGGGGAGAAGACCGGCACTTCTGTATAAGGGCGGCTGCGCTTGGGCTGCGGTTATACGTAGACACCCATTATCCGGCTTATCATATATACCGGGAATCCGACCTGGAAGGTGTTCCCGGCTACGTGTCCAGAACATTATCAACCCAAGACCATGAACAGCCGGCATCGGTCAGTCGGGCCCCTCAAGTTATAACGGGAACCAGACCGAAATTGACCTTGTCGATGGTCGTGAAGAATGAAAGCGGCCGTTATTTGGAGAAAGTCATTGCTGAACACAAGAAGTATGTTGATGAGGTTGTCATTATAGACGACGGCAGTACTGATAATACAGCGGATATCTGCAAGGAGTATTTTGATGGTATTCCTGTTCATTTGGTCAGCAACAAGTTATCCAAGTTCTCGAATGAAGTGGAGCTTCGTAAGCAGCAATGGAAGGAGACGATCTCCACCAACCCGGAATGGATCTTGAACCTTGATGCGGACGAAATGTTCGAGACTAGATTCCACATGGAGCTGCCGAAGCTTCTTGGCCAGACGCAGACGGATGTGTTTTGTTTTCGTTTATATGATTTTTGGAATGAAGATCACTACCGGGAAGACAGCTTTTGGAGATCACATAAGACATACCGTCCTTTTTTACTAAGATATCGTCCGAATTTTGAATATACCTGGCAAGAAACGCCGCAGCACTGCGGAAGATTTCCTAATAATATACTCAAGCTGACCCATGCGCTCTCTGACCTGCGTCTCAAGCATTTTGGTTGGATGAGCGAGGAGGATCGTGCTCGAAAATTCGACAGGTACATGAAGCTTGATCCGCAAGGCAAGTTTGGATGCTTGGCCCAATATTTATCGATTGGTGATGAGCACCCACATCTTGTGAGATGGATAGAGCAGCTTTAG
- a CDS encoding glycosyltransferase family 2 protein: MITISLCMIVKNEEDTLGRCLDSVQGIVDEINIVDTGSDDRTKEIASNYTNRIFDFEWVNDFAKARNFAFQTATKDFILWFDADDVFLEEDRRKLQLLKNELEPSIDSVTMEYHLAADEYGNVTMKSVRNRLVNRSKQFEWIGAVHEYLEVSGDIFTSDIAVTHKSIRHDADRNLQIYEQQLSEGREFTPRDLFYYANELRDHQLYERAAEYYEKFLSTRQGWVEDNISACIRLADCYFALGDAEAQLESTLRSLQYDHPRPELCCRLGFYFISRHNYNAAIFWYQLATTIELPKGSMGFQNPSFSTWLPHLQLCVCYDRIGQYELAYKHNEEARTYRPTDTRILHNKIYLEPLLHKEA, from the coding sequence ATGATAACCATAAGCTTATGTATGATTGTTAAGAATGAAGAGGATACGCTTGGCCGATGCCTGGACTCGGTACAGGGTATAGTGGATGAGATCAATATTGTTGACACGGGATCGGATGACCGCACCAAAGAAATTGCTTCAAATTATACGAATCGTATCTTTGACTTCGAGTGGGTTAATGATTTTGCCAAGGCCAGGAACTTTGCTTTCCAGACAGCAACCAAAGACTTTATCTTGTGGTTCGACGCCGATGACGTGTTCCTGGAGGAAGATCGGCGAAAGCTGCAGCTATTGAAGAATGAGCTGGAGCCTTCTATTGATTCTGTGACTATGGAGTATCATTTGGCAGCTGATGAATACGGCAATGTGACTATGAAGTCCGTGCGGAACCGTCTGGTCAACAGGAGTAAGCAGTTTGAATGGATTGGCGCCGTCCATGAATATCTCGAAGTGAGTGGAGATATATTCACCAGTGATATCGCAGTCACTCACAAAAGCATCCGGCACGATGCAGACAGAAATTTACAGATATACGAACAGCAGCTGTCAGAAGGTAGAGAATTTACACCCAGGGATTTATTCTACTATGCTAACGAATTGCGTGATCACCAGCTGTATGAGCGGGCTGCCGAGTATTACGAGAAATTCCTGTCAACCCGGCAAGGCTGGGTGGAGGATAATATTTCGGCTTGTATCCGACTGGCCGACTGTTATTTTGCACTGGGAGATGCCGAGGCACAGCTTGAATCTACTCTGCGCTCGTTACAATATGATCACCCGAGGCCGGAATTGTGCTGCAGATTAGGCTTTTATTTTATATCCAGGCATAATTACAACGCGGCTATTTTCTGGTACCAACTGGCCACCACGATTGAACTGCCTAAAGGAAGCATGGGCTTTCAGAATCCAAGCTTCTCAACCTGGCTGCCCCATCTGCAGCTGTGTGTGTGTTATGACCGGATAGGCCAATATGAGTTAGCATACAAGCATAACGAAGAGGCCCGGACATATCGTCCAACGGATACGAGGATACTTCATAACAAAATATACTTAGAGCCGCTTCTGCATAAAGAGGCCTGA
- a CDS encoding HAMP domain-containing methyl-accepting chemotaxis protein: MAIKLRTRLLLSFFSIILLFLTTVTVTTMMNQTISGLNDSIFESQKRMEVIQRLNLFARTANDNGAHYLLAPDNMMGNFKSSFDETVKFVDLELSNLKKMTKDQGSLKQIEQFRTLWSRNMEYKRTIMDKKAAGETLTAQEKYSKESFESVAFSLLSFMKDEQAKIEMYKNEISSMNQRVKLVNYSLVGIAILLSVGIAYLLSRYMINRTRKLIQSAGAVAEGNLQVEALSFKGRDELSELATAFNTMTDSLRTVIGSAEMVSMQVAASSAQLQASAEQTSQATSYIATVMQEITEGTETQATQVTQNLDTITNLSDKVHHIASNGQAVLQTVTHTSATAMQGKDDLIKVIQQVRTIESSNGKLAEVIDDLEQQAVQIGKATQLIMDIASQTDLLALNAAIEAARAGEQGRGFSVVAQEVRKLAEQSRVSADQIQGLITGIQQEANMASQEMEQGTLEVRKGIQLIEVAGDSFERIIELINQVEEDVQGVTASTTEIMTDTESVVSGITMISQIATENSSGTQSVAASTEEQLASMEEISASSTELANSADELKQLIGKFRL; encoded by the coding sequence TTGGCAATTAAACTTCGAACTAGATTGTTACTCAGCTTTTTCTCCATAATCCTACTGTTCTTAACAACAGTAACGGTTACGACAATGATGAACCAGACGATCTCAGGCCTCAATGACAGCATCTTTGAGTCTCAGAAAAGAATGGAAGTCATTCAGCGGTTGAATCTGTTTGCCAGAACGGCCAATGACAACGGGGCACATTATTTGCTTGCTCCGGACAATATGATGGGTAATTTCAAGAGCAGTTTTGATGAGACGGTTAAGTTCGTGGATCTGGAACTATCCAATCTTAAGAAAATGACCAAGGATCAGGGCAGCCTGAAGCAGATCGAGCAGTTCCGCACACTGTGGTCCCGCAATATGGAGTACAAGAGAACCATTATGGACAAAAAGGCAGCTGGCGAGACCCTGACGGCTCAAGAGAAATACAGCAAGGAGTCGTTCGAATCCGTTGCCTTCTCCCTTCTGTCCTTCATGAAGGATGAACAGGCAAAGATTGAAATGTACAAAAATGAGATTTCCAGCATGAATCAAAGGGTTAAGCTGGTTAACTACTCACTGGTTGGCATAGCCATCCTATTGTCTGTTGGAATCGCTTATCTGCTGTCTCGGTATATGATTAACCGGACCCGGAAGCTGATTCAATCTGCTGGTGCCGTAGCAGAGGGCAACCTTCAGGTTGAGGCATTAAGCTTCAAGGGGAGAGATGAGCTCTCTGAGCTTGCCACGGCATTTAATACGATGACAGATTCACTTAGAACCGTTATTGGAAGTGCGGAAATGGTGTCTATGCAGGTAGCGGCTTCTTCCGCTCAGCTGCAGGCCAGTGCTGAACAGACCAGCCAGGCTACTTCGTATATCGCTACAGTTATGCAGGAGATTACAGAAGGGACAGAGACTCAAGCCACTCAGGTTACCCAGAACCTGGATACCATCACGAACCTCTCGGACAAGGTGCATCACATAGCCAGCAATGGACAAGCTGTGCTGCAGACGGTTACTCATACCTCCGCAACAGCTATGCAGGGTAAAGATGATTTGATCAAGGTTATTCAGCAAGTTCGTACAATTGAGAGCAGTAACGGCAAGCTTGCTGAAGTTATAGACGATCTGGAGCAGCAGGCCGTCCAGATAGGCAAAGCTACACAGCTCATTATGGATATAGCCAGCCAGACAGACCTGCTTGCCTTGAACGCAGCTATTGAAGCGGCAAGAGCCGGTGAGCAAGGGCGCGGCTTCTCGGTTGTAGCCCAGGAAGTCCGGAAGCTCGCCGAGCAGTCCCGTGTATCAGCTGATCAGATACAAGGCCTGATTACGGGTATCCAGCAGGAAGCTAATATGGCATCACAGGAAATGGAACAGGGAACTCTTGAGGTTCGTAAGGGAATTCAGCTAATTGAAGTGGCTGGGGATTCCTTCGAGAGAATTATAGAGCTCATTAATCAGGTGGAAGAAGACGTGCAGGGAGTTACCGCGTCGACTACCGAGATTATGACCGATACTGAATCTGTGGTCTCAGGTATAACCATGATCTCACAGATCGCTACTGAGAATTCATCAGGTACACAGAGTGTGGCTGCTTCAACTGAGGAACAGCTTGCCTCCATGGAGGAAATCTCCGCTTCCTCAACTGAACTAGCCAATTCGGCTGACGAACTTAAGCAGCTAATCGGCAAATTCCGATTATAA